The Candidatus Neomarinimicrobiota bacterium genome includes the window TGAAAACCAGGCGATATAGATTTTGATCTGGTAATAATCAGGTTGAGTATTATCTGATGGATAATACCCATCAGTCCCGTCATCGATGCCGCTGACGACGGTTGTACGATAAGCTTGAATACGATTGATGGTGATCGCCTGCGAACTCTCAGGCAGACTGTCCTGCAACGCTGAGTAGCCAAAGTCAACGGCTTGCTCCATGCGTGAAGCCATATTGATCCAGGCCAGCTGTTTACGAATGGCTTTGTCGATATCCCAACGGGAGTAGACCATATACTGAGTCGTTCCCAGGGCTATTATGGACAGCAGGGTAATTGAGAAAATAATTTCGATGAGGGTAAACCCGGGTCTTCTTTGCGATGGGGAAACCATTTGCAGATATTGCAGGACAGACCCAAGCCATTTTTTCTTCATAAATGATCAACCCATCTCATTGATTTGATGAACGGGTCAAATCTAAGGTTTTGAAAGTAAATGGGTTAGTTAATCTTTACCCCGCGACCCACTTCCAGAAACTGGTATTACTCCTGAGGCGGTCGCTGCATATTCTCCAGACCCACCATTTTTATCAGATCCCCATAGGTGATCGGCTTGATATTATTGGTTTGTAGAGCATCTCGAAACACTGGCGAAGTGATAGCCTGAAGTTCACTGAACCGATGCTTACTCATCTCTTTCAATCCAAATGTATTCAAGTCGATCATGGCCTGCATCTCTGGAGTATCCAGACTGACATGGACAACCTGCAGATTAATACCGGGTTCAAGGGTAGTGATATTGCTCAGCAATGAATCCAGTTTAGCATCATATTCCGGAAAGTAGGTGGCACTGGATGACTGCTCCCCCAGATAGTAGACCAGACCCAGTTCATGTTCAGCAGCCAGTCCCTCAACAATTTCACGCAATTCCAGGGTTTGGACTGCCGCACCCAT containing:
- a CDS encoding type II secretion system protein is translated as MKKKWLGSVLQYLQMVSPSQRRPGFTLIEIIFSITLLSIIALGTTQYMVYSRWDIDKAIRKQLAWINMASRMEQAVDFGYSALQDSLPESSQAITINRIQAYRTTVVSGIDDGTDGYYPSDNTQPDYYQIKIYIAWFS